The Nomia melanderi isolate GNS246 chromosome 4, iyNomMela1, whole genome shotgun sequence genome segment ttcctttcgtttctgtttccactaaagaaaatttatcgtccatcttatttacatttatttcgtatttacaattatttgactggttacagtaGAAAAAGTGCTGGTACTGTGCTGGTAAGTGCTGGTGTTGAAAATTCATCTGATAATGAGCAAAAGAATAACAGCAATTAGATTTTAAACGACCAAGGagatcgaaaataaattttgtttgcttTTACGCTTATCTTCGTTGCAGAACAGTTAATTACTTCGGGTATCTCGGTCTTTCGAGTTTCGGTCTCACGAGCAGTTTACGGGAACGTGTTACAGCGAGGATCGTTCtgcagtaaaaataaaaatgaaaaagttttaaCTAGATCTtatcttcaaaaatatatttcgttgTCTGagacattttgatttatttgcaaATACTTTATCCACTtgataaaacttaataaaagaaaaatttccttactgtattgaaataataattttaatttgtatcctttatttaaatactatttttatttccataaataaatgaatttttctatgcTTCTTTCCAATTCATATAAACTTTGAGATAAGCAAGCCAACGTAATTTCGTCAGCTGCCTATTTATCTTTAGCAGATATGTACTAATAgcattgaataatttaactgCCCGTGATAAATTAGGGAAAGTGTTGAAGCGTACTTAATTACTGATGAAATAAGTTTTCGATAAGGAAAAACAAGCTCGTTATCGCtatggagccgagaaaacatgTAGTATTTTAGAAAAAAGATTACTTCTGGAACCTAAACGGAGGATTTGTCGAGGAAaactaaaataaacatttactgctgagatttttatatttaactattttgttttaaaaaatgcaaCAGTGAATAAATATTCACGATTGTACCTGCGACttcattctttaaaatatagttCACTGAAGTTTTTGAAGTCTCTTAAGATTTCTggataaatgaatttcattccagactttgaaaattaatcaattttattcttaaaCTACAGACGGAAATAGGTAACAATAATAGTACCATAAATAACTCTATTATTAGCGGCTTCGTGAAGTATTTAGAGCGGAGAAACGGTAATTCAAAGTTTATTGCTCATTTTTCCTGGATTCTGTCATTTACTTCGCGATATTGTCAATTGCAGTAGAATATGTAACGCGAAGAATTGAATGTATGTTTGTTCCTTATCGCACATCGACCAATGAACGATTGTAACTAATACATTTACACATGGCGTACTAACGATTTCGTAATCGTCTGTTAGCAATCCCgttctttatctttaataataaGGTGCTTATTTCTCGATAAGTTCCTTCtacgtaatttattttataatttatcatgtATCAATCTAGAACTCGGATGTTTTGGTTGAAATGAACCGAATCTACTCCAGTAGAACTTATGGCGATTCTATCAGACCACATTATTCTCTTGAATAAGAAATATCTTGTATTCTATATCAGCTATTAATGTTAAGgtaaatggaaatttcaaaaaaaaattcctaattacaatcattatcaataataatatacgaaacatttgatttttcttactatatagaaaacacattatattaataaatgtaccagaaatataaaaaaacgatTACATGTAcagttatttaatataaacatatacaaattaattttctaaacttttcagtttatttatgtACAAACTACAGTGCAGCTCTTACGTCCTGTGTTAATCCACCAAGCTAAACAGTTGAAGGGGCAAGAGAACTCTTTCACTCGGGATGTTCACTTTAATAGTTATAGAACAACAGCTGCCGACTACCGAGCCGAGCACTGTGaatggacgtctccccttgcccttCCGACTTTTTATTGGGTTGACAAAGAAGTAAAACTCAATTCAAACTTCTTGACGAATCCAAGATATGTTATGTGATTTTCAATTGTTgtgtataatacatttaatcTTTTTGCAATCTCTCGCACAGATATATGACGATTCGATTTAATTATGGCTTTCATTTTGTCATCATTAACTTCAGAAGGTCGACCAGAACGTTGGTCAcctttaaatgaaaaatctccAGACCGAAATTTTTGAAACCAATTTTGACACGTGTGTTCTGCTAAGCAATCAACACCATAAACTTCACATATCTCTTTGTGAGCCTCAGCCGCTTTTATGcctatatgaaataaaaaagtaGAATATgtcgaaaatgtttatttttacactCCATATTAAAATTGACCGTAAACTAACagttgtaaacaaaattacacGGAATTTGTTTCTATAGTAACTTAAAAATGTCAACTACCAAatctcaaaagaaaaaaattataacattgacAGAAGAATAACAAAACGAACATAACACTATCTATTTGTGCAAACCGAAAATACTTTCTTGCCAACCCATAGCTTGATGACTTGACGTAGGCACTGTGAGCATATAAAGGATAAAAATTCAAAGTCTCGAATGTGATGACTAAATTTGATAAAGTTTATATTCGGTatgaaatcattaaattatCCGATTCTTGAAACTTCCTTAAATTAGGAGACTCTGATAAGGTATGAAAAAACATTTCGTTATAGTGGATTATtctgaaatcaaatatttcataaaattctgaCACTAATGTTCATAATTATAGCATTACTTGTAACGTATTGATATTTTAGTTTACAATATAATGACGGAAATGTTTGCGTTCGTTGAAACGCATATTGACGTTACACAATGTAGGAAATGATTAATGAATCGATTTAAGATACTTAAAATGCTATTGTGATTTTTCactgattgaaaataaaatcaatgcGCTATTTTCTTCTGATTTAcagttaatattgaaaataataaatcacaaaaatttcattctttttttaatgaatttgtaaGTAGAGTAACGACTATATtacagaaagtaataaaaatttctgGACAGATAACTAAtttgaagaaaattgtttcgtatCGATTATACCTTGCACTATATTATTCGGTCCACCACATGACCAGCTTACATAATGTTTGCTGTCGATTAGTATGCGAGTTGTAGCAACTTCATGGGTCATTAAACAACGCAATACCAATTGCAATTTCTCTCTGTTGCAACAAATGTGCTAAACCTTAAAAATTTGCCTGTCTACATTCTTGAAATACACGCATTTCTATTGAACACGGCCTCGTAGATCAAGAAAAGATTTTAGATTAATCGAAAAATCatctcgttttctttttcaataaagaAATTCTAGTACGTATTTAAATAAGCAACATTCTGTAAGTATAAACATACATGTACCGAAAGAAAGCAGGAAGTTGTGCAACAAGTGATCCACgtttttctacattttaattgaataaaatgagATTTACTTTTAACATCATTCGATACAAGTAGTACAAAAGAATTGTTTAGACAATCTAATGTCGATACATAGAAGATACAAATTAAATGTCCTTCATTTcatgatatttatttacaacttaaattatattattttacaacttAAAAGTCCACTTATTTTCTTATTCAGATAGAAATTGACGAAAAGAGTAAgttctttaatgttttatttaaaatttctcttatatatattaatttcaagtagattcttttaattaaaagatcacatttcaaatttgaacttttaattttaaacgttGGTTCATGTACTACATCGTtaacacaatttttttttaaatttcaaacaaagaCAGTATGTAATTTTATGCTGAGACATTAGATATACGAAATCAACATTCTAAAGACGACATACTCAAGATGATTGTAGTGGTTGAACACCGAATTTTGAGTATCCATTTCATGAAGGAAGATGTTATTCTGCAAACTTTGATTagcaacaaaataaacaaacagaGATATAATTAACATGCAATTTATTATCTATTGAGATTCGTGCGAAATTCTACTGGGTCTTGAATCATCGAGTcgattttataatacatatgCACGCCCGCGCGATGCAATGGCGTGTGTATTTCTGGTCCATCAGCACGTGCATTCGTACACCACGTGACCTGCGTATCTGTAACGCAGGGAGGCGACACTGACTTTATGCTTGATGCAATTTCATCAGAAAGAAATTCGAACCGGTGAAACGTGACTAGCTAACCAGTAATGGCAAAGTCGTTAGCGttccaaataaaaaatgatGGAGAAAATGATTTCGGATAGATATCCTAAGTAATCCGACATTATATTGAAATCTTGATTTTTCAACTTAATATGACactaatatttcttattatgtatgaatataataattctaaatgaacaaattaattGAGACTAGGAAAACCTTCAACTTATTATGCAATATCTTTCATAGTTCGAAAGTTTTAAAAAGGCACTAATTATTCTTTACGCTAAATGCAGTTCCAATGAaaaaaaactgcagaaaaaaAGAGTATTACTGTTGAAGAATAGCTACATATCactgaaataaataacactttgaAAATACAGACAATTATTTGCTTAATTTTATTGACAGTTATTTTCCAATTAtaggatttgaatatttttcatactaaCATGTAGAAACAGTTTTGAACGATCGATCTCATATTTTCGTGTAATGTTTTGACTTGAAAATGCATTAACATAACGGACAGCGATGCATCAAATGTGAACCAGGTCCTTATAGAAGGTGATTGCTGCAATTTGTCTGGTTTAATTTGTGAAACGAGCACATGCTCTCTCACTACAATAATTTGCTAGAATTCCATTGTTTATTCTACAACCGTAAATAATCGGAAAACCTTGAACTTATAATGAATTACAGAAGATAACGAATTAATTAGTCTTCAAGTATTGTTAATTCTGTACTCACTTTGCTGGATTTACGAGAAAAAAACACTGACAACATATTATAATCTTTTATGCGTAGTTCATGAATGTAAGGAAACGAGTAGACACCAATACACGACAATGAACAAAAATGACACGTTAATAgttctataataataaagtaaacattctaacaaaaatttccaaacattttcatcgattaaattcactaattaatattagtaaaacaATAATATGCAAATAGAAACTTACATAAACTTCCTGAATCTAGTAGTAAATCTGATTAAcgaatcaaattcaatttctcattaacagaaaaataggaaatttattacaaagaaaatacttttatcTTTTGACTCGCAAGTATTGCGTTAAGAAGTAAAATTATGAATACAACcgaattttcattaaacattcaaGTTTTTACCAATTTATAGATAATCTGTACATTAATTTGCTTTAAATTTGCAACAGAATTGAAATAAAGCATaatcaaatattgtttattttcgataaaataCTTTGCAatgtatttcatttgtttatttatctatttattttaattaaaggatAAAATATGAGTAAATAGCGaagaaagtatacaaaaatttcagtaaGTAACGAGTTGTGTTACTTTTAAATGTAACGTGAACGAACACAGAAGAAACAAAACAACATAATGCCCCTAACAAATATGTCAAACAGTAATTAAGGAAAAGAAGATATATTACACTGATTTGGAGAGAAACACGAGAAATTTTATCCGAACCTCGACGTCAGTGTAAGAAGAAATATGTTTTCTGAGTTGCTTTTTTGTACATCTTTAATCGTAGCGGCTGCGGTCATAGAAAGAAACATTTCCCGCGTTTACGTAAGCCTCTGATCGGAGGGGAAGGTGGCCAGAGACATTGCAACAAGCAGTTTGCTTTCGGGTGGACAGTCTTAATCGAACTTCCGACTGAGCTACTTCAGGATTAATTTCCTTTGCGCGCATCGTGCACAGTGACTTAAGTTATTTACGACGATAATcgtctttattatattattatctacttTCTCTAGCCTGTTTCGACCAAGAAACTGAGGAGAAAGTTGCAGAGTGTATTAAGGATACAGTACTTAATTAGATATTCGACTagtttgtttcatttatttctatttaactgTATCGTACCTGTACCACCTTCCGTAGAGAACGAAAGTTCAACTGACCGTTGTAAAATTCTACTTGATGTACGTAAAattctttattgtttataatgtctttccaattttttccaatttttcactagaagtatCTGCAAAGTTTGTAATGAAGAAAGAAAGTTCTGTTTGTTGTTTTCTGGTTTCTGTGAAAGATATTACAGTCCAGTATCAAATGATGAAAGTaactatttttctaaatatcatACACAACACAATTGTTGCAATCCTTTAGGTAATATATTctgaataacataaaataattttctaacacAACTTgctttttatagtattaaatgagATGTACGACTGTACGAAGGAAATGAGAGAATAAACAAAAGATTATAATTATATCGTGTAAATGGTAGACAATTATGGTATTTAGATTTCATTAGTAATCGATACATGTTAagtgttatatttaattactttatgcTCACTATCTCTAATTCCGCATTAAAGACTATGATTCTACATTGAAAAATCAgtcgaaaatattgaataacaatTTTACGTGTAAGAAAACTCTGATAACttaataataactaattatTTCGTAGTTATTTACCACATTAATACTAACCAGTTTCTGACCAGTAATCGTAATGaacaaatacaaaatttcgaataaaatttgatcGTTTATAAATCCTCGAATACCGGATTTTGTAGGAGACAAGgtttcaaaagaaaaaatattattctgtgtATAGATATAGCTGCAATAACAAATGTATgctgtgtatacatatatatgtacatgcaGTAAAGAACTACATCAACTTTCGCTTTAACAGATTCCGAGGAGTTTCCCATAATCAATATGCCAAGTACCAAGACAAGAATCGCCATAATCGGTGGTGGTGCAGCAGGATTGTTGGTAGCCCGTCATGCAGCCACTAAGTTGGACACTTACAGCCTCACTGTATTCGAGCAAACCGATCAAATAGGCGGAACTTGGGTCTACACCGACGAAATTGACATCGATAAACATGGATTACCGATTCATAGTAGCATGTACAAAAACTTGAGGTCAGTATTTCATTATATGTatacatgaaattaattagtAGGACCAGAAAACTTCGTCTGAAATGGTCACATGAGTAAACATTTCAAAAAGAGCAGAAAACAAGTAGGGTACCTAAGTTCCAATTATTCAAGTTATAATTAAAccttgtattaatttataatgaagAAAAAATGTGTAAACGACTATCTTACACCTGTGTACTAAGAATGAATAtcagaatttttaatgataatttcgaaataataattgtaatatcttATTATAACTAATAATTATATACGACATTTACTAATGTCGAATGATGGCAAATTCAGAAAATAACTTTCCATTACAACAAAACGGGAAAATCATTTCAAAGTAATTgcaatagtttcattatttaatttgtagcAATTACAAATTCGCCTAATTTACGGCAATCAAACCAACACAGAAGTGCGTGAGGTAGGTCGCGAAAGCGGTCAATAGTCATATGtctatgtaaatatgtattaagCAAAGAATACTCGTTTACTTTAAAGGTGTCTAAACCTTAGACCTTAGGTTTCTAATAGAGTATAgacgttttaattattttttacttgttATATCCTTTGAACGTAATTCGTTTCGCgacatttaacacgttaagtgccatgccagtcaccggtgaccgacgcttctgaattatttgaaaacaatcgtaatatGCGAGGTAACCAACAcataactaagttgataataatgtaatgcaaaGATTCTAACGCCAAATAAGGAATAATTGTtcttgcttttctttgctacaaaagaataactccacGGAAGAATGGTGAAAAttttcatggcgcttaacgtggtAATCTATTGTCTCCTTGacatttatgtatgtatattaatatgtacTCATGAAGAGATACTATCTACGACAGGTATACGATTATTATACACATAtgtaaatttcaaatagaaagaGTACATGCTACCTTTTTATTCGTAacgtttttctgttttttgaATTTGCctattatatatttgttcgaTTTTGATGCAATAGCTTTTTATTCCCGAATAAAAACTAAGTAAAGATCGTAATATTATGAATGATCATTCATGAAAATATGATTTGCAACAGTGTATTAATTAGACGCATGTGGACGTAAACAATGTTACAGGCGATGTGACAGCCACTGATAAGAATAGATAAACAAAATTTGCATATTATATCAGAAAAGTGTTATCGtgtatattattagaattttcttttttatgtagatttagcgctgtataaacaaattttaaatttaagaaatataaataaactcttttattgcatttcaaatgtttcttctccactttttattcgttatatttcGTATAGTTCTATTTCTAACTAAGTTGGATGATTTagtaattttaatggaaattgtaactattatataGTGCTTTAATTAAATCGTAAAAATGTCTGGAAACAATATGGAGTAAatagaaacaatgaaattaactGTTCCGAATAGGTACAGTACAAAATGAAAGATACAAAATTAGtttattgaataatgaataacgaAATCATATTTGACTAAGACCAGAGATGCGAGATGCATAACATTACGCGAAACTCCGTCTCCCATAATTGGACCTTATTCATTCAAACAGAGACCACTTTTATATTGTCCCTGCAGTtacattaaatactataatgaaacATCATCTTTTAAACATAATGAATATACCTTGCTCCAGAAAATTAAGGAATCACTACGTTGTAATCTAAAAATTGTTGATTTTTAAACTCCTGTAACTTCGGAATAAAAAGTCTTACAATATTGTGACCGAAGTTATTCTAAAGCGTGAAaacacatttaaataaatttgatacaaATAATATCATTGATATATCCCACAAAGTATTTCCATTTCTGTAATAAAGCTATTTATTGTGTAATAATAGCTGtagcaaaatattttcatcgtttcGTATCCGCGGACGCATAAACACCTTTCACAATTCTTGCTATTAACAAAGATGAAAACAATAGCCCATGAAACGTTTTAGTTTTCACGTCATTTGTATGATAATACAGCTGTATTCTAATCAGTTTAGTCTGTCGCGATAAACTTAGCTGACACGCGATACACTGTTTGACATAATGACAAGAGAAGCGTTCCGGTAGtcattttaatatcaaactataaagaAGTTCAATGTTTACAATTAGAAAATGATCCTGCCTTAAAGTTATACATGCAAAGTAACATAAGAAACTGTTTCTTTTAAGTTAAAGATGAACAAATATTCTTTagataaaatttattatgttttatcaaTACACGAAAAATCTTTACCAGTCTCTTAAGAAAATAAGTTACATATCTACATAGAAATTCACAAAATTCTTTGGGAGAAAAGAATCTGAAGAAGGAGCTTTCAACTATGTAGTTACTTAAAATGAtgtaacataaaaatacatagaattaaatataaatgaaatataatgaattttttatcattaactTAACCTTAAAttacgtaaaaaaatattaaacacaatACACAAACGGTTTAAAgtatatgatataaatattatctatacctaatacaacagaaatatttgatttcgatTTATAGTTTCAAGTAATTGAGTAAGATATTTTCCACCAAAAACAATATTTGCTTTATGAAGATAAAAATTGAGGAAAGGAAAATGTAACACGggaaaatattaacacgttgtagcaatttataatttaaaataatcagtATAGAGTAGTTTTCACATTTGATTATGTCAACGATACTTAAAATAAGAACTTAGTTTTTTTCTTAACGTAAGTGAAATATCATTATGTTTGGCAATTCAGCTAGTTTTCAAATTCTTCTGTTGTTTTAATACACTCAAATCTGCTGTTATCTCCATAAATTTGCATTGGAAGAATACATAGCAAATTTAGAATCTTTTGAAATGTACTTTCTTCATTACACCTTAGTTCTCCTTATTTTCGAAACTTGTTCTGGCAACTTCTTCATTACTATACACATATTCATAGTCTCATGACTCGTGAGATTGTTAGCTGAAAAATTCGCTTGAATACCGATAACGAAGTTTCTTCCTACTGCAAAGTTGTCATAGAAATTTATGATAACGTATAAACGTATAAACATTCTCGCGTTAAAAGTTTTGTATTCTcatttgtcaaatatttattgataataacTCTATTGTATCCAACAAAAAcgttaaaacaatatttcatcgttGATGTTCgcttatatataatatgaaaatcgAGTAGCTTTAAGGATAACACTATTATTCTAATTAGCAATttaaaaacatctgttattatATCTACTCATTACTTTACAGAACGAATCTTCCCCGGGAAATTATGCAAATACCTGACTTTCCAATGAAGCAGCAAGAAGGATCGTCGTTTGTTCATCATTCTGTGATTCGAAAGTACCTGTGCGATTAtgcaaaacattttaatttgcatCCCTATATAAAGGTACAGCttgatttgattttattttcttttcttttctttttctaggtTTCGCATCTTCAAGCTCAGTTTTATAgcgaatatattttatgtactaTCTAATAGTTGACTTTTTCAGTTAAATACTGTTGTGAAACATGTAAAACCGGAAACATTGCGAAACGGGCAAACAATATGGCTGGTTACTTATAAAGACTTGGAAACTAAAGTGGAGGCTACCAAAACGTTTGACGCCGTGGTTGTCTGCAATGGTCATTACACTGTGGGTCACATTCCGCATATTCCGGGCATCGAAACTTTTCCCGGAGGAAAAATACACAGTCACCAGTACAGAATTCCAGATATGTACGCTGGAAAGAAAGTTTGCATCCTCGGTGCGTCTTGGTCCGGCATCGACATCGCAATTGAGGTCTCGCAATACGCCAGCAAGGTATCAATAGAATTTTGTGCTGTTCAAATCATTATACTTTCAATAGTTTTTTAATACACCAAAGATTCAACACATATAACGaacaataaagaaagaaaatgattaaacaagAATATAACACAAAACGAATGCGAATAGATCTTGCATATTTTTGTTCGTGTACAATAAAAGATAtacatttcttgaattttatttaaataattacaggCTAACAAAagtgatttttgttttataatcatGTAAAATTACCGCTTCAGATTGTCGAAATGGCTTCTCTTCGTAACGCCGATTTCAGAATGGATAACTAATTATCTGCTGATGTGATGAACTATTATGGTTTTTACAAcgttataaaacaatttcaaatgaGAACATTTCATATTTCGTACAGTTGATCGAGCTgtataaattgtacaaaaatatcaatgaaacatgaggtattgttaatttaaataaaggacAGAAAAATAacgcaataaaaaaaacttcTTAAACTCATAAAAGACATGAAATAGTGatcaatattattcttttagaCGATTGAATAGTTTTGAGTGGCAGTGAAGATGTATTAAACTCTTTTTACTTCTTCTAAAACATCATTGGCTATTTATTTGGTTGTAGATATATCTGAGTCACAATTTATCAGAACCGGTGGATTCGAAAATGTGTAAAAACGTGGAACAGCGACCAGGAATCCAATCTATTCAAGGAAAGAAATTTATCTTCCGTGACGGTTCCTCGGCTGAAGTAGATAACTTCATATATTGTACAGGTAAAAGACCTTGATCTTCGTACGTATAAACGACGAGGgttcaataaatcaataatacatTCACAAGGAAGCGTTGACAGGCCTCCCTCGAATTATCTTTAGATTCTAGGCCTGAAGCAAACAACGAATCCAATTTTCCTCTCGTATGTACTTACGGCTTTTCTCATTCTTACGTCAATTCCTGAGCTTACTACTGTCTTAGCTtcgtttgttcatttaatttttaaatgttgatGTTAAGACACCAATAAATTATAGATTGTTAGAATCTTCGGTATGAGCCCTGACCCCTGTCCTTGACTTTTTCTACTGACATTAAAATTTCTTGTTTACAGGATATAAATTTACGTATCCCTTTATGTCATCTAAAGTTGAGATGCGTACGGACGACAATCATGTAGAAccaatttacaaacatttagtGCACATGGATTATCCGAATCTATTTGTGATGGGATTAGCGGGGCTTGTAATACCCTTCCCGACGTACCATTTACAGGCTCAATACATCCTCGGTATTCTAGAAGGTCGCGTGCAATTGCCGTCCCCTAAGCAAATGCGTGAAGAATACGAAGCTGAGAAGACAGCTTTGCTTAATCAGGGTATACCTGTACGTATAAGAGTTTTTTTGTGATTAATATGTGATTTGATGGTAATATTTGATCGTTGATAGTTAAATGTCGTGTTAATCAAATAGATGTGTAGAATCTATTCTATTGTTGtcaataaaatttgtacatttttacTTTAATCTAAATGATAAAGCCtatttaaaaacatataaaaatatatagaaatattaatatgtactATAAGGTAAAAAAGAAGTGAATAGAAATACTTATTTCGTGTCATAGTTATTGTAGTTGGAAGAttacaaatttgtttcattttcgatcttataaaaatgcattacaagaaataataaacagttCTTACTagcatttcttatttattataaaatataattgcattaaattttgtataaagttATTAGTTTATCAAaggtaattgaattttcacGTTAATCAAATTACATACAGTAATAAGAATTTTAAGTTCGATAATTCTgttaaattgattataaaattcttcttgtATACACATTAACATTAACAGAAAGAATTTGTTACTTTTCTAGCTACGACATAtcacaaaattaaatgaaagacAATGGGCATATTATGATGAACTCGCTGCGAGTATAAACATTCCAAGCTTTCCACCAGTGATCAAGAAAATTTACGATCATTCCAATCAGATGCGTGAAAAAGACTTTACCACGTACAAAAACCAACAATATTGCATAATTGACGATGAAAATTTTGTAGTGTGTTACTGTAAACCTTGTTAACGTTTAAAGgcgaatgaaagaaaattgattttaaagaaaataccgAGCTCACTCGAAGTCAACTATTGTTGCGCATTTCATTAAATGTCGTTGCTCGCCGAGACTGAGCTTGACATTA includes the following:
- the LOC116425233 gene encoding uncharacterized protein LOC116425233 — protein: MPSTKTRIAIIGGGAAGLLVARHAATKLDTYSLTVFEQTDQIGGTWVYTDEIDIDKHGLPIHSSMYKNLRTNLPREIMQIPDFPMKQQEGSSFVHHSVIRKYLCDYAKHFNLHPYIKLNTVVKHVKPETLRNGQTIWLVTYKDLETKVEATKTFDAVVVCNGHYTVGHIPHIPGIETFPGGKIHSHQYRIPDMYAGKKVCILGASWSGIDIAIEVSQYASKIYLSHNLSEPVDSKMCKNVEQRPGIQSIQGKKFIFRDGSSAEVDNFIYCTGYKFTYPFMSSKVEMRTDDNHVEPIYKHLVHMDYPNLFVMGLAGLVIPFPTYHLQAQYILGILEGRVQLPSPKQMREEYEAEKTALLNQGIPLRHITKLNERQWAYYDELAASINIPSFPPVIKKIYDHSNQMREKDFTTYKNQQYCIIDDENFVVCYCKPC